The Halosimplex litoreum genome has a window encoding:
- a CDS encoding cupin domain-containing protein gives MTEATRSAAVLTTGRPLDDDGRPNAGPALELDRDGPAAALLRESPRALAASPGADLWATLLERPGEGETERPVLAQWLETDAPATPTHYHPASETFEVVSGTLTVEVDGERRRLGPGESVTVEAGVEHSFRNDTDGVVAFRAELPSMRTVASLYTAWGLDAEAALGEGEADGQPAPLDALALAAEVYPDTVTTVAPAPLQRVLWATVGRAARALGRGIDDRYLDDGFWERRVEQPDGASGPERQNQ, from the coding sequence ATGACCGAAGCGACGCGGTCGGCCGCCGTCCTGACGACCGGCAGGCCACTCGACGACGACGGACGACCGAACGCGGGGCCGGCGCTCGAACTCGACCGCGACGGCCCGGCAGCGGCGCTGCTCCGCGAGTCGCCGCGGGCGCTCGCTGCCAGTCCCGGCGCCGACCTCTGGGCGACGCTGCTCGAACGACCCGGGGAGGGGGAGACCGAGCGGCCGGTCCTCGCGCAGTGGCTCGAGACCGACGCGCCGGCGACGCCGACCCACTACCACCCGGCGAGCGAGACCTTCGAGGTGGTCTCGGGGACGCTGACCGTCGAGGTGGACGGCGAGCGCCGCCGACTCGGTCCCGGCGAGTCGGTGACCGTCGAGGCCGGCGTCGAACATTCGTTCCGAAACGACACCGACGGGGTCGTGGCGTTCCGGGCGGAGTTGCCGTCGATGCGGACCGTCGCGTCGCTGTACACGGCGTGGGGGTTGGACGCCGAGGCCGCCCTCGGCGAGGGGGAGGCGGACGGCCAGCCGGCCCCGCTGGACGCGCTCGCGCTCGCCGCGGAGGTGTATCCCGATACGGTGACGACGGTCGCGCCCGCGCCGCTCCAGCGGGTCCTGTGGGCCACGGTCGGTCGAGCGGCGCGGGCGCTCGGCCGTGGTATCGACGACCGCTATCTCGACGACGGGTTCTGGGAGCGACGCGTCGAGCAGCCCGACGGCGCGAGCGGGCCCGAACGGCAGAATCAGTGA
- a CDS encoding ABC transporter permease, translating into MSAPDATGADAPDATAAADRSTRTATGTGNTFLGDVCVNAKRWTRKAVHNPTAFLLEIVVATLSLVLFTAVFGDVGSAALERAGFAEVDYVTYLLPAVLMQATMGSAFSSGMGLVSDLESGMFEKTVVTPMSWTAVLLGKSVAELVRVVVQVLVVVGLAVALGARVETGAVGVAGVVAVCLLVALLFMAVSNVVGLLARDDEVVNAASMLFMFPLLFLSPAFVPLSDDIEAVAAFNPITYGVDAVRALVLGRDASTVLSVSRFGGVADTLVPAIVVLSALNLVVGALAVRLLARASSAEAA; encoded by the coding sequence GTGAGCGCGCCCGACGCGACGGGTGCCGACGCGCCCGACGCCACGGCGGCGGCCGATCGGTCGACCCGGACTGCGACGGGGACCGGGAACACGTTCCTCGGGGACGTGTGTGTCAACGCGAAGCGGTGGACGCGGAAGGCGGTCCACAACCCGACCGCCTTCCTGCTGGAGATCGTCGTCGCGACGCTCTCGCTGGTCCTCTTCACGGCCGTCTTCGGCGACGTGGGGAGCGCCGCCCTCGAACGCGCCGGGTTCGCCGAGGTGGACTACGTCACCTACCTCCTCCCGGCGGTGCTCATGCAGGCGACGATGGGGTCGGCGTTCTCCTCGGGGATGGGGCTCGTGAGCGACCTCGAGAGCGGGATGTTCGAGAAGACGGTCGTGACGCCGATGTCGTGGACCGCCGTCCTCCTCGGGAAGTCCGTGGCCGAACTCGTCCGGGTCGTCGTCCAGGTGCTGGTCGTGGTCGGCCTGGCCGTCGCCCTGGGGGCGCGCGTCGAGACCGGCGCCGTCGGCGTCGCGGGGGTCGTCGCGGTCTGTCTGCTCGTCGCCCTGCTGTTCATGGCCGTCTCGAACGTCGTCGGACTGCTGGCCCGCGACGACGAGGTGGTCAACGCCGCCTCGATGCTGTTCATGTTTCCCCTCCTGTTCCTCTCGCCCGCGTTCGTCCCGCTCTCGGACGATATCGAGGCCGTCGCGGCGTTCAACCCAATCACGTACGGCGTCGACGCGGTCCGGGCGCTGGTCCTCGGGCGGGACGCGTCGACGGTGCTGTCGGTCTCGCGGTTCGGCGGGGTCGCCGACACGCTCGTACCCGCAATCGTCGTCCTGTCGGCGCTGAACCTCGTCGTCGGCGCGCTCGCGGTCCGACTACTGGCGCGAGCGAGCAGCGCCGAGGCGGCCTGA
- a CDS encoding helix-turn-helix domain-containing protein has product MKRLRVTAAVDGERAPAFYTMLADAPGIAETQLLEWNATPDPVETVLFAVRGDAEPFAAAAPELDGIESVRLSPAGGPWTYALVEVRPRATAMFAAVREARTRSGLVVRKPIVYRDGDMRFRVVGDGDALGAALAEAPDAMDVTVEAVGAFRGVLDHPASRLSDRQREALAVAQDLGYYERPREATHADVAAALDCAPSTASRHLQAAEAKLVDAAMDEFGPAV; this is encoded by the coding sequence ATGAAACGCCTCCGAGTCACCGCGGCGGTCGACGGCGAACGCGCGCCGGCGTTCTACACGATGCTGGCCGACGCGCCGGGGATCGCAGAGACGCAACTGCTGGAGTGGAACGCGACGCCCGATCCCGTCGAGACCGTGCTGTTCGCCGTCCGCGGCGACGCCGAGCCGTTCGCCGCGGCCGCGCCGGAGCTGGACGGGATCGAATCGGTCCGGCTCTCGCCGGCCGGGGGCCCGTGGACCTACGCGCTGGTCGAGGTGCGACCGCGTGCGACCGCAATGTTCGCGGCCGTCCGCGAGGCCCGGACGCGGTCGGGACTGGTCGTTCGCAAACCGATCGTCTACCGCGACGGCGACATGCGCTTTCGCGTCGTCGGGGACGGCGACGCGCTCGGGGCGGCGCTGGCCGAGGCGCCCGACGCGATGGACGTGACCGTCGAGGCCGTCGGCGCGTTCCGAGGCGTGCTCGACCACCCCGCCTCGCGGCTGAGCGACCGCCAGCGCGAGGCCCTCGCTGTCGCCCAGGACCTCGGCTACTACGAGCGCCCCCGCGAGGCGACCCACGCCGACGTGGCCGCCGCCCTCGACTGCGCGCCCTCGACCGCCAGCCGCCACCTCCAGGCCGCCGAGGCCAAGCTCGTCGACGCCGCGATGGACGAGTTCGGTCCCGCGGTCTGA
- a CDS encoding PAS domain S-box protein produces MSATPTTIRVLHVDDDPDLSALVASALEREDDRFDVTTATSPDEGLDVLADERVDCVVSDYDMPGTNGIEFLERVRADHPDLPFVLYTGKGSEEVASDAISAGVTDYLQKGTGTDQYALLANRIDNAVSAARSQRALTERNRRLETLISNLPGIVYRCENDPAWPMEFAAGECVEITGYDAATLESDEVNWGTDVIHPDDRDALWETIQSSLREGDPFEVTYRIRTADGEIRWMWERGRAIDSDRRDAGAERGGACIEGFITDVTERKEREQTLERYRSMVDAMPNAACIYDTDGRFALVNDHLADFLGTAPEELEGTKSVLVEEIRAGADGDPFGALVDGERETVRGEVEARFPGYGRAVVDYRLARLEIDGELDGVVAIGRDVTERRERERELEATGARLEALVDNSPDMIDVLDPEGRIVDVNPRLCEALNREEDELLGRPVWEVDEAVDPGSVRSLLDGMDVGESRKFDGRYRRADGSTFPVEVHLVRVDLRGADRYLAVSRDITERKRREDALAGLTDATEGFMDAPDPETVAEHAVETARSVLGRDINGVWLADDAGEELRPVVQTDAADALFDEMPAFDGGCEGERGDEGATSLAWEAFQTGDIVVCEELADEPDRYNPDTPLSSEIVLPLGEYGVAAVGATDPADFDEVDVSLAHVFASTVEAGLDRAAREAESRRHRRELERQNDRLDEFASIVSHDLRNPLQVATARLDFVREECDSDHLDTVERAHDRMEALIEDLLTLGREGKAVLDIEPVDLDTVTRSCWRSLRTPEATLALETDAAVHADRSRLQQLLENLLANAVEHSSTTPRSHAHDDDAEHGAPDDRPRTDGSPDTVTVRVGELADGSGFFVADDGTGIDESERDRVFSSGYSTATEGTGFGLSIVEQIADAHGWSVALVESEAGGARFEVRGVETTA; encoded by the coding sequence ATGAGCGCGACACCGACGACGATCCGCGTCCTGCACGTCGACGACGACCCGGACCTCTCGGCGCTGGTCGCGTCGGCGCTCGAACGCGAGGACGACCGCTTCGACGTGACGACGGCGACGAGCCCGGACGAGGGGCTCGACGTGCTCGCCGACGAGCGGGTCGACTGCGTCGTCTCGGACTACGACATGCCCGGGACGAACGGGATCGAGTTCCTCGAACGCGTCCGCGCGGACCACCCCGACCTCCCGTTCGTCCTCTACACGGGCAAGGGGAGCGAGGAAGTGGCGAGCGACGCCATCTCGGCGGGCGTGACGGACTACCTCCAGAAGGGGACGGGGACCGACCAGTACGCGCTGCTGGCCAACCGGATCGACAACGCCGTCTCGGCGGCGCGGTCCCAGCGGGCGCTGACCGAACGCAACCGCCGGCTGGAGACGCTGATCAGCAACCTCCCGGGGATCGTCTACCGCTGCGAGAACGACCCCGCCTGGCCGATGGAGTTCGCCGCCGGCGAGTGCGTCGAGATCACCGGCTACGACGCCGCGACGCTGGAATCGGACGAGGTGAACTGGGGGACGGACGTGATCCACCCCGACGACCGCGACGCGCTGTGGGAGACGATCCAGTCGTCGCTGCGCGAGGGCGACCCCTTCGAAGTCACCTACCGGATCCGCACGGCCGACGGCGAGATCCGGTGGATGTGGGAGCGCGGGCGGGCCATCGACAGCGACCGCCGCGATGCGGGCGCGGAGCGTGGCGGCGCGTGCATCGAGGGGTTCATCACCGACGTGACCGAGCGCAAAGAGCGCGAGCAGACCCTCGAACGCTACCGGAGCATGGTCGACGCGATGCCCAACGCCGCGTGTATCTACGACACCGACGGTCGCTTCGCCCTCGTCAACGACCACCTCGCCGACTTCCTGGGGACGGCTCCCGAGGAGCTCGAGGGGACGAAGAGCGTGCTCGTCGAGGAGATCCGGGCCGGGGCCGACGGCGACCCGTTCGGCGCGCTCGTCGACGGCGAGCGCGAGACGGTCCGCGGCGAGGTCGAGGCGCGGTTCCCCGGCTACGGCCGGGCGGTCGTCGACTACCGACTGGCGCGACTGGAGATCGACGGCGAACTGGACGGCGTCGTCGCGATCGGCCGCGACGTGACCGAGCGCCGCGAGCGCGAGCGGGAACTCGAGGCGACCGGCGCCCGGCTGGAGGCGCTGGTCGACAACTCCCCGGACATGATCGACGTGCTCGACCCCGAAGGGCGGATCGTCGACGTGAACCCGCGACTCTGCGAGGCGCTGAACCGCGAGGAGGACGAGTTGCTCGGACGCCCCGTCTGGGAGGTCGACGAAGCGGTCGATCCCGGATCGGTGCGGTCGCTGCTGGACGGGATGGACGTCGGCGAGTCCCGGAAGTTCGACGGTCGCTATCGCCGGGCCGACGGGTCGACGTTCCCCGTGGAGGTCCACTTGGTCCGCGTCGACCTCCGCGGGGCCGACCGGTATCTCGCGGTGTCGCGGGACATCACCGAGCGCAAGCGCCGCGAGGACGCGCTGGCCGGGCTCACGGACGCGACCGAGGGGTTCATGGACGCCCCTGACCCCGAAACCGTCGCCGAACACGCCGTCGAGACCGCTCGGTCCGTCCTCGGTCGCGACATCAACGGCGTCTGGCTGGCCGACGACGCGGGCGAGGAGCTCCGCCCGGTCGTCCAGACCGACGCGGCCGACGCGCTGTTCGACGAGATGCCCGCCTTCGACGGCGGGTGCGAGGGCGAACGTGGGGACGAAGGTGCGACGAGCCTCGCCTGGGAAGCCTTCCAGACCGGCGACATCGTCGTCTGCGAGGAGTTGGCCGACGAGCCCGACCGCTACAACCCCGACACGCCGCTGTCGAGCGAGATCGTCCTGCCGCTGGGCGAGTACGGCGTCGCGGCCGTCGGCGCGACCGACCCCGCCGACTTCGACGAGGTCGACGTGTCGCTGGCACACGTCTTCGCCAGTACCGTCGAGGCGGGCCTCGACCGGGCCGCCCGCGAGGCGGAATCCCGTCGCCACCGCCGGGAGCTCGAACGACAGAACGACCGGCTCGACGAGTTCGCGAGCATCGTCTCCCACGACCTTCGCAACCCCCTGCAGGTCGCGACGGCCCGGCTCGATTTCGTCCGCGAGGAGTGCGACAGCGACCACCTCGACACCGTCGAGCGCGCCCACGACCGCATGGAGGCGCTCATCGAGGACCTGCTCACACTCGGTCGCGAGGGCAAGGCCGTCCTCGACATCGAACCCGTCGACCTCGACACGGTCACCCGCTCGTGCTGGCGGAGCCTCCGTACACCCGAGGCGACCCTCGCCCTCGAGACCGACGCGGCCGTCCACGCCGACCGGAGCCGCCTCCAGCAACTGCTGGAGAACCTGCTCGCCAACGCTGTCGAGCACAGCTCGACGACCCCTCGCTCGCACGCTCACGACGACGACGCCGAGCACGGCGCCCCGGACGACCGACCGCGGACCGACGGCTCGCCCGACACCGTGACGGTCCGGGTCGGCGAACTGGCCGACGGGTCGGGTTTCTTCGTCGCCGACGACGGAACCGGGATCGACGAGAGCGAGCGCGACCGCGTGTTCTCCAGCGGCTACTCGACCGCGACGGAGGGGACCGGGTTCGGCCTCTCCATCGTCGAACAGATCGCCGACGCCCACGGCTGGTCGGTCGCCCTCGTCGAGAGCGAGGCCGGCGGCGCGCGCTTTGAGGTCCGGGGCGTCGAAACCACGGCGTAG
- a CDS encoding GIY-YIG nuclease family protein: protein MSEGTYTLVVELPESATIEVGALDECEFAAGAYAYTGSALGPGGFARVERHRELAAGERDARHWHIDYLLGHPDAVVAAVVRTAGADVECVVGRDLAEARWTERVAGFGASDCDCASHLVYAADGERLRAAVERAHGTAGGASDTDG from the coding sequence ATGAGCGAGGGGACGTACACGCTGGTCGTCGAACTGCCCGAGTCGGCGACCATCGAGGTCGGAGCGCTGGACGAGTGCGAGTTCGCGGCGGGCGCCTACGCCTACACCGGGAGCGCGCTCGGCCCGGGCGGGTTCGCCCGCGTCGAGCGCCACCGCGAGCTGGCTGCCGGCGAGCGCGACGCCCGCCACTGGCACATCGACTACCTGCTGGGCCACCCCGACGCCGTCGTCGCGGCGGTCGTCCGGACGGCCGGCGCGGACGTGGAGTGTGTGGTCGGTCGCGACCTCGCCGAGGCGCGGTGGACCGAGCGGGTCGCGGGGTTCGGCGCCTCCGATTGCGACTGCGCTTCGCATCTCGTCTACGCCGCCGACGGCGAGCGGCTCCGGGCGGCCGTCGAGCGGGCCCACGGGACCGCCGGCGGGGCGAGCGATACCGACGGGTAA
- a CDS encoding sulfite exporter TauE/SafE family protein, with the protein MSSSFSSVQKSFLKYQHVFVFAAPVIFVAAVLAFAPTTGSGASYWLEFWWLFPVFLTGATIVNTVGISGSALFVPFLIFLFPLAAEPLQPETIVKVGLISEAFGLSSSSVAFIQYGLVDRRLALTIVGGAVPFVIAGAILSFVIPEPVFHALLGLALIAASVLLFKADLDHGGAESDADDGHETAVDDASAAADGGTAELPDDADKLGPAGVRTDDDGTVTRVDRDGDDYRYTRGGYLKRFGNYSIGGTFQGLAGFGAGELGIISMLSTKVPVRVAIGTNHIIVAVTAVLASLVHVFGGTALNAAGIHIPGVHGLSLASTPWNMVVFTVPATVTGGQIAPYVSNALETDTIKTFVGGLFAVIAVALFGMAVGGI; encoded by the coding sequence GTGAGTTCCTCGTTCAGTTCCGTCCAGAAGTCCTTCCTCAAGTACCAGCACGTCTTCGTGTTCGCGGCGCCCGTGATCTTCGTCGCCGCGGTGCTGGCGTTCGCGCCGACGACCGGCAGCGGGGCGAGCTACTGGCTGGAGTTCTGGTGGCTGTTCCCGGTGTTCCTGACCGGCGCGACGATCGTCAACACGGTCGGGATCAGCGGCTCGGCGCTGTTCGTGCCGTTCCTGATCTTCCTCTTCCCGCTCGCGGCCGAACCGCTCCAGCCCGAGACCATCGTCAAGGTGGGACTGATCAGCGAGGCGTTCGGCCTGTCGAGCTCCTCGGTCGCGTTCATCCAGTACGGGCTGGTCGACCGCCGACTCGCGCTGACCATCGTCGGCGGCGCCGTTCCGTTCGTGATCGCCGGGGCCATCCTCTCGTTCGTCATCCCGGAACCGGTGTTCCACGCCCTACTCGGGCTGGCGCTGATCGCCGCGTCCGTCCTCCTGTTCAAGGCGGACCTCGACCACGGCGGCGCCGAATCGGACGCCGACGACGGCCACGAGACGGCGGTCGACGACGCCTCGGCCGCAGCCGACGGCGGGACCGCCGAGTTGCCCGACGACGCCGACAAGCTCGGTCCCGCAGGCGTCCGCACCGACGACGACGGCACCGTCACGCGGGTCGACCGCGACGGCGACGACTACCGTTACACTCGCGGCGGTTACCTCAAGCGCTTCGGCAACTACAGCATCGGCGGGACCTTCCAGGGCCTCGCCGGCTTCGGCGCCGGCGAACTCGGGATCATCTCGATGCTCTCGACGAAGGTGCCCGTCCGCGTCGCCATCGGGACCAACCACATCATCGTCGCCGTGACGGCCGTCCTCGCGTCGCTCGTTCACGTCTTCGGTGGGACGGCGCTCAACGCCGCCGGAATCCACATCCCCGGCGTCCACGGGCTCTCGCTGGCTTCGACGCCGTGGAACATGGTCGTGTTCACCGTTCCGGCCACCGTGACCGGCGGACAGATCG
- a CDS encoding 50S ribosomal protein L40e translates to MPKFEPAERRELEKQICMRCNARNSVEAESCRKCGYKKLRRKSKERRNA, encoded by the coding sequence ATGCCCAAGTTCGAACCCGCGGAACGACGCGAGCTCGAGAAGCAGATCTGCATGCGCTGCAACGCCCGCAACTCCGTCGAGGCCGAGAGCTGCCGGAAGTGCGGCTACAAGAAGCTCCGCCGCAAGAGCAAAGAGCGCCGCAACGCCTAA
- a CDS encoding RraA family protein, giving the protein MGPEYDFDLDEEPRTLDITDLDRIERYKEAGYGGSVADALYNVGVRRFVFDQDFFGVERGQTLAGRALPVKLHTYPKTDEVEEYLEEKWEEENDGVHPQKELMRTVEAKDDGTVLCFDTGGDMQPAHFGEMSCTLAKAHGARGMLCAGNVRDTRYIGEMDDFPVYTRGTTPNWHGGWEIIEVDQPIHVPGHLSHYVTIRPGDFVFADFDGAQLIPREVVDEVLLRIEDIHEEEQEERRKIEEGMPIDEVYEEYGVL; this is encoded by the coding sequence ATGGGTCCCGAGTACGACTTCGACCTCGACGAGGAGCCCCGCACCCTCGACATCACGGATCTGGACCGCATCGAGCGGTACAAGGAGGCGGGCTACGGCGGGAGTGTCGCCGACGCGCTGTACAACGTCGGCGTCCGGCGGTTCGTCTTCGACCAGGACTTCTTCGGCGTCGAGCGTGGCCAGACCCTGGCCGGTCGGGCGCTTCCAGTGAAACTACACACCTACCCCAAGACCGACGAAGTCGAGGAATATCTCGAGGAGAAGTGGGAGGAAGAAAACGACGGCGTCCACCCCCAGAAAGAGCTGATGCGGACCGTCGAGGCGAAAGACGACGGCACGGTCCTTTGTTTCGACACCGGCGGCGATATGCAACCGGCCCACTTCGGCGAGATGTCGTGTACGCTGGCGAAGGCCCACGGCGCTCGGGGGATGCTCTGTGCGGGCAACGTCCGCGACACGCGCTACATCGGCGAGATGGACGACTTCCCGGTCTACACGCGAGGCACGACGCCCAACTGGCACGGCGGCTGGGAGATAATCGAGGTCGACCAGCCGATCCACGTGCCCGGTCACCTCTCACATTACGTGACGATCCGCCCGGGAGACTTCGTGTTCGCCGACTTCGACGGCGCGCAGCTGATCCCCCGAGAGGTCGTCGACGAGGTACTCCTGCGCATCGAGGACATCCACGAGGAGGAGCAGGAAGAGCGCCGGAAGATCGAGGAGGGGATGCCGATCGACGAGGTCTACGAGGAGTACGGCGTCCTCTGA
- a CDS encoding ABC transporter ATP-binding protein, which translates to MSDETARPTRGSKRDTDDGDRSVGDDTARSTGDRPLAVDAEGLALTYADGTEAVEDVTLAVPEGQCFGFLGANGAGKTTTIKVLATLLEPTAGRVRVVGRDVTAERAEVRASIGYMAQETSVDEELTARENLAFACDAYGVPADGRADRIATLLDLVDLADVADTPAGSFSGGMKKRLDAATALVHDPELVFLDEPTTGLDPTARERLWTYFRRINDRGTTVFLTTQYLEEADRLCDRIAVVRDGRIVADDSPERLKRRVGGETVALEIGGGPDAVESAAAVLSESAALDSAGADAPAIDTTDDAVRVTAREAGDLGPDLLVALRDAGFAVTGFAVAEPTLDDVFFAIADDSVGDPPDRSGDDGRETGRSDEEGHESTVPSEVDA; encoded by the coding sequence ATGTCCGACGAGACAGCGCGACCGACGCGGGGATCGAAGCGAGACACCGACGACGGCGACCGCTCCGTCGGCGACGATACCGCCCGCTCGACCGGCGACCGACCGCTGGCCGTCGACGCCGAGGGACTGGCGCTCACCTACGCCGACGGGACCGAGGCCGTCGAGGACGTGACGCTGGCGGTCCCCGAAGGTCAGTGCTTCGGCTTCCTCGGGGCCAACGGCGCCGGCAAGACGACGACGATCAAAGTGCTCGCGACGCTACTCGAACCGACCGCCGGTCGCGTCCGGGTCGTCGGCCGCGACGTGACGGCCGAGCGCGCGGAAGTCAGGGCGTCGATCGGCTACATGGCCCAGGAGACGAGCGTCGACGAGGAACTCACGGCCCGCGAGAACCTCGCGTTCGCCTGCGACGCCTACGGCGTCCCGGCCGACGGGCGGGCCGACCGCATCGCCACGCTGCTGGATCTGGTCGATCTGGCGGACGTGGCGGACACGCCTGCGGGGAGCTTCTCCGGCGGGATGAAAAAACGGCTGGACGCGGCGACGGCGCTGGTCCACGACCCGGAACTCGTCTTCCTCGACGAGCCGACGACCGGGCTGGACCCGACGGCCCGCGAGCGCCTGTGGACGTACTTCCGACGGATCAACGACCGCGGGACGACCGTCTTCCTCACCACGCAGTACCTCGAGGAGGCCGACCGGCTCTGCGACCGGATCGCGGTCGTCCGCGACGGTCGCATCGTCGCCGACGACTCGCCCGAGCGGCTCAAGCGCCGCGTCGGCGGTGAAACGGTCGCGCTCGAGATCGGCGGCGGTCCCGACGCCGTCGAGTCGGCCGCGGCGGTCCTCAGCGAGTCGGCGGCGCTCGACAGCGCCGGAGCCGACGCGCCAGCGATCGACACGACCGACGACGCCGTCCGAGTCACGGCGCGGGAGGCCGGCGATCTGGGGCCGGACCTGCTGGTCGCGCTCCGCGACGCGGGCTTCGCGGTGACGGGGTTCGCCGTCGCGGAGCCGACGCTGGACGACGTGTTCTTCGCCATCGCCGACGACTCGGTCGGGGACCCGCCCGACCGGTCCGGTGACGACGGCCGCGAGACGGGCCGGTCCGACGAGGAGGGCCACGAGTCGACGGTCCCCTCGGAGGTGGACGCGTGA
- a CDS encoding MBL fold metallo-hydrolase, with product MEVVNVTADAETFTSNAYLALGESPTLVDAGAMTGVVDVIAEHTDDLDRVVLTHQHGDHVSQLDAVLDAFDAEVYAYADHPRRTHELADGDTVTVGDETCDVVYTPGHADDHVSLVSDASLFSGDVVVHDDGAFDDGSFGRTDMAGQSRERLVESIADLLERLSGSVEHMYSGHGGVFEGDVRSVVERALERAERREPKYPDE from the coding sequence ATGGAAGTCGTCAACGTCACCGCCGACGCCGAGACGTTCACGAGCAACGCCTATCTCGCGCTCGGCGAGTCGCCGACGCTGGTCGACGCGGGCGCGATGACGGGCGTCGTCGACGTGATCGCAGAGCACACCGACGACCTCGACCGCGTCGTACTCACCCACCAGCACGGCGACCACGTCTCGCAACTGGACGCCGTCCTCGACGCCTTCGACGCCGAGGTGTACGCCTACGCCGACCACCCGCGCCGGACGCACGAACTCGCCGATGGCGATACCGTCACCGTCGGCGACGAGACCTGCGACGTCGTCTACACGCCGGGCCACGCCGACGACCACGTCTCGCTGGTCTCCGACGCGTCGCTCTTCTCGGGCGACGTGGTCGTCCACGACGACGGCGCCTTCGACGACGGTAGCTTCGGTCGGACCGACATGGCCGGCCAGTCCCGCGAGCGGCTCGTCGAATCGATCGCGGACTTGCTCGAGCGACTCTCCGGGAGCGTCGAACACATGTACAGCGGCCACGGCGGCGTCTTCGAGGGTGACGTGCGGAGCGTCGTCGAGCGAGCGCTCGAACGCGCCGAACGCCGCGAGCCGAAGTACCCCGACGAGTGA
- a CDS encoding helix-turn-helix domain-containing protein: protein MKHVRVTAGVDGSRAPPLFDRLANATAVDRARVIDWNLVADEAMVLLAVDGDPTPLVDVAPDTPGVERCEVVDPDGQSSGVGTDGASARVCLRVERSAVPIFGCLADALGAGGLIVRTPVVFREGEIHATVVGDPGPLQTAFERRGADIDVRIDEISSTPAASESVDGSLSDRQREALVVARELGYYEHPREATHADVAAELGCSPQTAGEHLRRAEAKLADAALDEVGPRA, encoded by the coding sequence GTGAAACACGTCCGCGTCACCGCGGGCGTCGACGGCTCGCGGGCGCCGCCGCTGTTCGACCGGCTGGCGAACGCGACCGCCGTCGACCGGGCCCGCGTGATCGACTGGAACCTCGTGGCCGACGAGGCGATGGTCCTCCTCGCGGTCGACGGCGACCCCACCCCGCTGGTCGACGTCGCGCCCGATACCCCCGGCGTCGAACGCTGCGAGGTGGTCGATCCCGACGGTCAGAGTTCAGGTGTGGGCACCGACGGGGCGTCCGCCCGCGTCTGCCTCCGCGTCGAACGGTCGGCGGTCCCGATCTTCGGGTGCCTCGCCGACGCGCTCGGGGCGGGCGGGCTGATCGTCCGGACGCCCGTGGTGTTCCGCGAGGGGGAGATCCACGCGACCGTCGTCGGCGACCCGGGGCCGCTCCAGACCGCCTTCGAGCGGCGAGGGGCGGACATCGACGTCCGGATCGACGAGATCTCCTCGACGCCGGCCGCGAGTGAGTCCGTGGACGGGTCGCTGAGCGACCGCCAGCGCGAGGCACTGGTCGTCGCGAGGGAGCTGGGCTACTACGAACACCCTCGGGAGGCGACCCACGCCGACGTGGCCGCCGAGCTGGGCTGTTCGCCCCAGACCGCCGGGGAACACCTCCGGAGAGCGGAGGCGAAGCTCGCCGACGCAGCCCTCGACGAGGTCGGCCCCCGGGCCTGA